The following coding sequences lie in one Catharus ustulatus isolate bCatUst1 chromosome 5, bCatUst1.pri.v2, whole genome shotgun sequence genomic window:
- the DCHS2 gene encoding LOW QUALITY PROTEIN: protocadherin-23 (The sequence of the model RefSeq protein was modified relative to this genomic sequence to represent the inferred CDS: inserted 6 bases in 4 codons; substituted 2 bases at 2 genomic stop codons): MARRLRAGRCRGGQGGIPLMGGALALLLPLWLCGAGSGAAPVYNLSLAVDEGMLVKALVGDIRAGLLVGAEPLGGFLLLEGSRESAVLADFHVQPETGIIHMVRRLDWEXVSYSFAAAMLCGEVVQVEIAVTDVNDHSRRFPKHSLQLNISELSPPGSAFRLLTACNPDAVYFDTQGYALLEEGSTAGEPPLFHLRHVRPELLELVLLRCLDREGADIHXLVVEAWDGGSPWXRGGLWVSVRVLDENDNASXFSHGEYGAQLQEDAPPSTAXRLRATDPNLGAIGEVRYAINHWQSDPEGYFTVEERSGLLCLRRPLHHEAWALHRFVVEARDGGAQPEVSSVLVSMAVQNVNDNRPSIRLLYLTETGGPQVSEGARSGDYMARASISYADXLSLLSGDSTFALRAAGAGVFFLCMAGPLDSMSPDLYELQLVATDGGMPPLSAEEPLLPLFPQPHYRAAISEVTSPGTTVLRLSASNADELGSPNSEVRYALEGDAATLTLLLINAWSSAVSTHAHLDRERLAAFELCVVVQDGGVPPHAAACCLSMLVEDTNDNEPCFERAVYRSRRARPPPPPDFDALIVQIFQGHKCDVMCVDITQGALNFQSVTMLP; encoded by the exons ATGGCACGGCGGCTGCGGGCTGGCAGGTGCCGAGGCGGGCAGGGCGGCATTCCCCTGATGGGAGGGGCgctggcgctgctgctgccgctgtggctgtgtggggcGGGCAGCGGCGCGGCGCCGGTGTATAATCTCAGCCTGGCAGTGGACGAGGGGATGCTGGTCAAGGCGCTGGTGGGTGACATCCGCGCGGGGCTGCTGGTGGGCGCGGAGCCGCTGGGGGGCTTCCTGCTGTTAGAAGGGAGCCGCGAGTCGGCAGTGCTGGCGGACTTCCACGTCCAGCCGGAGACGGGCATTATCCACATGGTGCGGCGGCTGGACTGGG TGGTAAGCTACAGCTTCGCGGCGGCCATGCTCTGCGGCGAGGTGGTGCAGGTGGAGATCGCTGTCACCGACGTGAACGACCACTCGCGACGCTTTCCGAAGCACAGTCTGCAGCTCAACATCTCCGAGCTCAGCCCGCCCGGCAGCGCTTTCCGCCTGCTGACTGCCTGCAACCCCGACGCCGTCTACTTCGACACGCAGGGCTACGCGCTGTTGGAAGAGGGCAGCACGGCGGGGGAGCCACCACTCTTCCACCTGCGCCATGTGCGGccggagctgctggagctggtgctgctgcgGTGTCTGGACCGAGAAGGGGCGGATATCCACTGACTGGTGGTGGAGGCGTGGGATGGTGGCAGCCCGTGGTGACGCGGTGGTCTGTGGGTCTCCGTGCGGGTCCTAGACGAGAACGACAATGCGT CATTCAGCCACGGCGAGTACGGGGCGCAGTTGCAGGAGGACGCGCCGCCGAGCACTGC GCGCCTGCGGGCCACCGACCCCAACCTGGGCGCCATTGGTGAGGTGCGGTACGCCATCAATCACTGGCAGAGCGACCCCGAAGGCTACTTCACGGTGGAGGAGCGCAGCGGCCTCCTGTGCCTCCGCCGACCGCTGCACCACGAGGCGTGGGCCCTGCACCGCTTTGTTGTGGAGGCGCGGGACGGTGGCGCCCAACCCGAGGTCTCCAGCGTCCTCGTCTCCATGGCTGTGCAGAACGTGAACGACAACCGGCCCTCCATCCGTCTGCTCTATCTCACCGAAACTGGCGGCCCGCAGGTCTCTGAAGGGGCGCGGTCCGGCGACTACATGGCCCGAGCGTCCATTTCGTATGCCga gctgtccctgctcagcgGAGACAGCACCTTCGCGTTGCGGGCGGCTGGGGCCGGCGTCTTCTTCCTCTGCATGGCGGGGCCGCTGGACAGCATGAGCCCTGACCTGTATGAGCTGCAGCTGGTGGCCACGGACGGCGGCATGCCACCGCTCTCTGCCGAGGAGCCGCTGCTGCCGTTGTTCCCTCAGCCCCACTACCGCGCTGCCATCTCAGAGGTCACTTCCCCTGGCACCACCGTGCTCCGCCTTAGCGCCTCCAATGCTGATGAGCTGGGCTCGCCCAACTCCGAGGTGCGGTATGCGCTGGAGGGCGACGCGGCcaccctgaccctgctgctcaTCAACGCATGGAGCAGCGCCGTCAGCACCCACGCGCACCTGGACCGGGAGCGGCTGGCGGCGTTTGAGCTGTGCGTGGTGGTGCAGGACGGCGGGGTCCCGCCGCACGCCGCCGCGTGCTGCCTCAGCATGCTCGTGGAGGATACCAATGACAACGAGCCATGCTTCGAGCGTGCCGTGTACCGTTCACGCCGCGCCAGGCCGCCGCCTcctccag ACTTTGATGCATTAATAGTACAGATTTTCCAGGGCCACAAGTGTGATGTCATGTGCGTGGATATCACTCAAGGTGCACTGAATTTTCAAAGTGTCACCATGCTGCCATAA